The Arachis hypogaea cultivar Tifrunner chromosome 16, arahy.Tifrunner.gnm2.J5K5, whole genome shotgun sequence genome contains a region encoding:
- the LOC112758267 gene encoding probable GTP-binding protein OBGC2, with protein MIMVSPIISPPSSSSSTLHLHSFESTFFFSTPLLPQRNIRFQSRCNKFEKHRWKDTVRCRFISSNAPSTSTSNSNSNSNSMTLMKEPHKYFDQVFITVRAGDGGHGAILNAPNTQRSPTKQDQKKDKDKIKKKSSLKRDFDGSLILPMGGHGGDVVIYADEGKDTLLEFHNKGRYNAKRGGNVDAMGVLSSLLRNGITAPTLRIPVPVGTVVKNKRGKTLADLAQPGDEVLVARGGQGGISLLEVPQHQKKRMMTLTTNVMRDESDKVLVHGQPGEEIKLELILRVVADVGLVGLPNAGKSTLLAAITLAKPDIADYPFTTLMPNLGRLGGDPTLGAGMYSSEATLADLPGLIEGAHLGKGLGRNFLRHLRRTRVLVHVVDAAAENPINDYRTVREELRMYNPEYLERPYIVVLNKIDISEAKDRLSSLSEEIMKIGNNSTASEPKPSPDESSSDEGDLPEKVLEDYPPPLSVVGVSVLKGIKIKEMLKEIRAALRKCTGSNEPSSVPPPP; from the exons ATGATAATGGTGTCTCCGATAATTTCCCctccttcatcttcatcttccacACTTCATCTTCATTCCTTCGAATCTACCTTCTTCTTCTCCACTCCCTTACTTCCACAAAG GAACATACGATTTCAAAGTAGATGCAATAAGTTTGAGAAGCATAGATGGAAAGATACTGTACGGTGCAGATTTATCAGCTCAAATGCACCTTcaacttcaacatcaaattcaaattcaaattcaaattcaatgacGTTGATGAAGGAACCTCACAAGTACTTTGACCAAGTTTTCATTACCGTTCGTGCTGGTGATGGTGGGCATGGAGCTATACTCAATGCCCCCAATACTCAAAGATCACCAACAAAACAAGATCAGAAGAAGGATAAGGACAAGA ttaagaagaaaagctccttgaAGAGGGACTTTGATGGTTCACTCATACTCCCAATGGGTGGACATGGTGGTGATGTGGTTATCTACGCAGATGAGGGAAAGGACACATTGTTGGAATTTCACAACAAGGGAAGGTACAATGCTAAGCGTGGTGGAAATGTTGATGCAATGGGTGTGTTGAGTTCACTGTTGCGTAATGGAATCACGGCCCCAACTTTGCGCATTCCTGTGCCTGTAG GTACAGTTGTGAAAAACAAACGAGGGAAGACGTTGGCTGATCTAGCACAACCTGGCGATGAAGTTCTTGTAGCTAGGGGTGGACAAGGAGGG ATTAGTTTGTTAGAAGTTCCGCAGCATCAAAAGAAAAGGATGATGACTTTGACAACTAACGTGATGAGGGATGAATCTGATAAG GTATTAGTTCACGGTCAGCCTGGGGAAGAAATTAAATTGGAGTTGATCCTGCGAGTAGTTGCCGATGTTGGTCTAGTT GGACTTCCAAATGCTGGAAAATCGACACTTCTGGCAGCGATTACACTCGCAAAACCTGATATTGCTGACTATCCATTTACAACATTAATGCCAAACCTCGGCCGCCTTGGCGGTGATCCTACCTTAGGGGCAGGGATGTATTCATCTGAAGCTACGTTGGCAGATTTGCCTGGCCTTATAGAAGGAGCTCACTTAGGAAAg GGTCTTGGCCGCAATTTTTTGAGGCACCTGAGGCGGACTCGAGTGTTGGTTCATGTTGTTGATGCGGCCGCTGAGAACCCTATAAATGACTACAGAACTGTTAGAGAA GAGTTGCGCATGTATAATCCCGAGTACCTTGAAAGACCATACATTGTTGTTTTGAATAAGATTGACATATCCGAG GCAAAGGACAGACTTTCATCACTTTCTGAAGAAATTATGAAAATAGGCAACAATAGCACAGCTTCTGAACCGAAACCAAGTCCGGATGAATCATCATCTGATGAAGGTGACCTGCCGGAGAAAGTGCTCGAGGACTATCCACCACCTCTCTCGGTTGTTGGAGTTAGTGTTCT AAAGGGTATCAAGATAAAGGAGATGTTGAAGGAAATAAGGGCTGCTTTAAGGAAGTGCACTGGTTCCAATGAGCCTTCGAGTGTGCCACCGCCGCCTTGA
- the LOC112755575 gene encoding thioredoxin H1, whose product MAEGQVIPVKSLQTWKDQLKLGTDSKKLVAVDFTATWCGPCRFIGPVFADLAKKTPNVIFLKVDVDEMRDIAEEWGVEAMPTFIFFKEGKAVDRVVGAKKEELEHAIAKHSASY is encoded by the exons ATGGCAGAAGGACAAGTCATCCCTGTTAAAAGCCTTCAGACATGGAAGGATCAACTCAAGTTAGGAACCGATTCCAAGAAGCTG GTTGCGGTGGATTTCACAGCTACTTGGTGTGGTCCATGCCGTTTCATTGGTCCAGTTTTTGCAGATCTTGCTAAGAAGACACCCAATGTAATCTTTCTCAAGGTGGATGTAGATGAAATGAGG GATATTGCTGAGGAATGGGGAGTAGAAGCAATGCCAACCTTCATATTCTTCAAAGAAGGCAAGGCAGTGGATAGGGTTGTTGGTGCCAAGAAGGAAGAACTAGAACATGCAATAGCCAAGCATTCAGCTTCTTATTAA
- the LOC112755574 gene encoding beta-galactosidase 5, which translates to METNSVSKLRFLFFMCVLFVGCDLIQCSVTYDKKAIVINGQRRILISGSIHYPRSTPEMWEDLITKAKNGGLDVIDTYVFWNVHEPSPGNYNFEGRYDLVRFIKTVQKVGLYVHLRIGPYVCAEWNFGGFPVWLKYVPGISFRTDNGPFKVKMHRFTEKIVQMMKNEKLFQSQGGPIILSQIENEYGPQSKSLGAAGHSYVNWAARMAVGLATGVPWVMCKEDDAPDPIINTCNGFYCDYFTPNKPYKPKLWTESWSGWFTEFGGPIYQRPVEDLAFGVARFIQSGGSYFNYYMYHGGTNFGRSAGGPFITTSYDYDAPIDEYGLIREPKYSHLKDLHEAIKQCEPALVSSDPVVKPLGTYEQAHVFSSGRTCAAFLSNYHSNSVARVTFNGRHYDLPAWSISILPDCKTDVFNTARVRTKPSAAQMLPSNSKFLSWETYDEDVNSLEESSRISGSGLKEQISVTRDTSDYLWYITSVDISSSESSLRGGHKPSINVHSEGDAVHVFVNGQFVGSAFGTMERRSFTFNGPVNLHAGSNKIALLSIAAGLPNVGFRYETWKTGISGVSIQGLDHGQKDLTWQRWSYQVGLKGEAMNLVSPIKVSSVDWVRESLATQNQPQLKWHKAYFNAPDGNEPLALDLGSMGKGQVWINGESIGRYWMVYAKGQCNSCNYAGTYRPAKCQLGCGQPTQRWYHVPRSWLKPTKNLIVVFEELGGNPWKISLVKRTIH; encoded by the exons ATGGAAACTAACTCAGTTTCCAAGCTTAGATTCTTGTTCTTCATGTGTGTACTTTTTGTGGGGTGTGATTTGATCCAATGCAGTGTAACCTATGATAAAAAAGCCATTGTTATCAATGGCCAAAGAAGAATCCTCATATCTGGCTCCATTCACTATCCTAGAAGCACCCCAGAA ATGTGGGAGGATCTGATAACAAAGGCCAAAAATGGAGGACTTGATGTAATTGATACCTATGTTTTCTGGAATGTTCATGAACCTTCTCCTGGCAAT TATAATTTTGAAGGAAGATATGATCTTGTACGGTTCATTAAGACAGTGCAGAAAGTGGGACTCTATGTTCATCTTCGGATTGGTCCTTATGTTTGTGCTGAGTGGAATTTTGG AGGATTTCCTGTTTGGTTGAAATATGTTCCTGGCATCAGTTTCAGAACAGATAATGGTCCTTTTAAG GTAAAGATGCATAGATTCACTGAGAAAATTGTCCAAATGATGAAGAATGAGAAGCTATTCCAATCTCAGGGTGGCCCTATCATTCTTTCTCAG ATTGAGAATGAATATGGACCACAAAGCAAGTCACTTGGAGCAGCTGGTCATTCATATGTAAACTGGGCTGCAAGAATGGCTGTTGGGTTAGCCACTGGAGTCCCTTGGGTTATGTGCAAAGAAGATGATGCCCCAGATCCTATT ATAAATACTTGTAACGGATTCTACTGTGACTATTTCACTCCAAACAAACCATACAAGCCTAAACTTTGGACTGAGTCTTGGAGTGGCTG GTTTACTGAATTTGGTGGACCAATTTACCAACGACCTGTTGAGGATCTAGCATTTGGAGTTGCTCGTTTTATTCAAAGTGGAGGCTCATATTTTAATTACTACATG TACCATGGAGGAACCAATTTTGGAAGATCAGCTGGAGGCCCATTCATTACTACAAGCTATGACTATGATGCTCCAATTGATGAGTATG GATTGATTAGAGAACCTAAATACAGTCATTTGAAGGATCTTCATGAAGCTATTAAGCAATGTGAACCTGCTTTGGTTTCTTCAGATCCTGTTGTTAAACCTTTAGGAACATATGAGCAG GCTCATGTATTCTCTTCTGGAAGAACTTGTGCAGCTTTTCTGTCGAACTACCACTCGAATTCTGTGGCTCGAGTGACATTCAATGGCAGACACTATGACTTGCCTGCTTGGTCCATAAGCATTCTTCCTGATTGCAAAACAGATGTTTTCAACACTGCAAGA GTGAGGACTAAACCTTCAGCAGCACAAATGTTACCAAGCAATTCAAAATTCTTATCATGGGAGACCTATGATGAGGATGTGAATTCTTTAGAGGAATCTTCAAGGATTTCAGGTTCTGGTCTTAAGGAACAGATCAGTGTTACCAGAGACACTAGTGACTACTTGTGGTACATTACCAG TGTTGACATTAGTTCATCAGAATCGTCTCTTCGAGGCGGACACAAGCCTAGCATCAATGTGCATTCGGAAGGCGACGCGGTCCATGTGTTTGTGAATGGACAATTTGTAGGTTCTGCTTTTGGGACAATGGAAAGAAGAAGTTTCACATTCAATGGCCCTGTCAACCTCCATGCCGGATCTAACAAAATAGCACTACTCAGCATAGCCGCTGGATTGCCG AATGTTGGATTCCGTTATGAAACATGGAAGACAGGTATCTCCGGAGTTTCCATCCAAGGTCTCGATCATGGACAGAAAGATTTGACATGGCAAAGGTGGTCCTACCAG GTTGGTCTTAAAGGAGAAGCTATGAATTTGGTGTCTCCAATTAAGGTCTCATCTGTTGATTGGGTTAGAGAGTCACTAGCCACTCAAAACCAGCCCCAATTGAAATGGCACAAG GCATATTTCAATGCACCTGATGGAAATGAACCATTGGCATTGGACCTTGGAAGCATGGGAAAGGGTCAAGTATGGATCAATGGAGAAAGCATAGGAAGATATTGGATGGTTTATGCAAAGGGTCAATGCAATTCTTGCAACTATGCTGGCACTTATAGACCTGCAAAATGCCAACTTGGTTGTGGACAACCAACTCAAAGATG GTATCATGTTCCAAGATCATGGTTAAAGCCAACAAAGAACTTAATAGTAGTTTTTGAGGAATTAGGTGGGAATCCATGGAAAATATCTTTGGTAAAGAGGACAATACATTGA